In Streptomyces venezuelae, the sequence GCGGCAGCACGGGCGTGCCCAAGCTGATCCCGCGTACCCACGACGACTACATCTACTCGCTGTGGGCCTCGAACGAGATCTGCGGGGTGGACGCGGACTCCGTCTACCTGGTGGCGCTGCCCGCGGCCCACAACTTCCCGCTCTCCTCCCCCGGTTCGCTGGGCGCGCTGTACGCGGGGGGCCGGGTGGTGCTCTGCCCGCAGCCGGTGCCCGACGTCGCCTTCCCGCTGATCGAGTCCGAGGGCGTGACGATCACCGGCCTGGTGCCCCCGCTGGCCCTGCTCTGGACGGAGGCCGCCGCACGCACCGACCGCGACCTCGGCAGCCTGGACGTCCTGCTGGTGGGCGGCGCCAAGTTCAGCGAGGAGGCCGCCCGCAGGGTCCGGCCGGGCCTGGGCTGCACGCTCCAGCAGGTGTTCGGGATGGCGGAGGGGCTGGTCAACTACACCCGCCTCGACGACCCCGAGGAGACGATCGTCACCACCCAGGGCCGGCCGATCTCCCCTGACGACGAGATCCGGATCGTCGACGACGAGGACCGGGAGGTGGGCCCCGGCGAGTCCGGCCACCTCCTGACCCGCGGCCCGTACACCATCCGCGGCTACTGGAACGCGCCCGGGCACAACGCCCGGTCGTTCACCGCGGACGGCTTCTACCGGACCGGGGACATCGTCCGGATGACGCCCACCGGACACCTGGTCGTCGAGGGGCGCGCCAAGGACCAGATCAACCGGGGTGGGGAGAAGATCGCGGCGGAGGAGGTGGAGAACCACATCCTGGCGCATCCGGCCGTCCACGACGCCAACGTGGTCGGCGAGCCGGACCCCTACCTCGGCGAACGCACCTGTGCCTACGTGATCCTGCGCGAGGGCGCCGGAGAGCTGCGGCCCGCCGCCGTGAAGAGGTTCGTGCGGGAGCGCGGCCTCGCGGCGTACAAGGTGCCGGACCGGGTGGAGTTCGTCGCCTCCTTCCCCAAGACCGGCGTGGGCAAGGTCTCCAAACGGGACCTGCGCACCGCCGAAGCCACCGAAGCCGCTGCGCCGCCGGTGCCCGTCGCGCCCGTCGCGCCCGTCGCGCCCGTCGCCGTTCCCGTACCGCCCCATCAGCCCTGAAACGGATGAACCCATGGCCCTGCCCGCCATCGCCCCCTACCCGCTGCCGACCGCCGGGGAGCTGCCGGCCAACCGCGTCGACTGGACGGTGGATCCCGACCGCGCGGTCCTGCTGGTCCACGACCTGCAGAACTACTTCCTGTCGGCCTTCGACACGGAAGCGCAACCCGTCACCGGCATGCTCCAGCAGGTCGCGCGGCTGAAGAAGGAGGCGGGCCGGGCCGGGGTGCCCGTGTTCTACACCGCGCAGCCCGGCGGCCAGAGCCCGGCCGAGCGCGGGCTGCAGCAGGACTTCTGGGGGCCGGGTCTGCCCGCCGACCCCACGGCCGCCGCGATCCCCGCCACCGTGGCGCCGGGCCCGGACGACACGGTGCTGACGAAGTGGAAGTACAGCGCCTTCGTACGGACCGACTTCCTGGAGCGGCTGCGCGCGATGGGCCGGGACCAGCTGGTGATCACCGGTGTGTACGCCCACATCGGTGTTCTGATGACGGCCTGCGACGCCTGGATGCAGGACGTCCAGGCCTTCGTGGTCGCCGACGCCGTCGCCGACTTCTCCGAGCGCGAGCACCGGATGGCGCTGGAGTGGGCGGCGGGCCGCTGCGCCGTGGTCACCACGGCCGACCGGGTCTGCGCACAGCTGTGAGACCGGCCCCGGTCCGGACCCGGCCGCGGGCGTGGCCGGCCCCGGCGCACGTACCGCCCGTGCATCCCGTGCCGCTGCCGGTGGTCCTGCCCGGGCAGACCCGCGTATGGGCGGCTTCGGTGGCGGAGAACGCGGCGGCCGCCACGGCCCGGCGGGGCGAGCTCGACCGTGAGGAGTCCCTGCGGGCGGACCGTTTCCGGCGGTTCGCGGACGTCGACCGCTTCCTGGTCGCGCACGTCTGTCTGCGGGACGTCCTGGGCACGCTGCTCGGAACACCGCCGGCCCGCCTCGTCATCGACCGGGAGCCGTGCACCGCGTGCGGCGGCCCGCACGGGCGCCCCTTCCTGCCGGGCCGACCCGTCCACTTCTCCCTCGCGCACGCGGGCGACCTGGTGCTGGTCGCCGTCGCTCCCGTACCGGTGGGCGTCGACGTGGCGGACCTCCTGCCGGACGCCCGGGTGCACACGGCCGTGGCAGGCCTGCACGAGGACGAACGCGCCGAACTGCTGGCTCTGCCCCGGCCCGCCCGGGCGGCCGCCTTCGCCCGCTGCTGGACGCGCAAGGAGGCCGTGCTGAAGTCCACCGGGCAGGGGCTGTCGCACGGCACGCGCCAGCCCTACGTGGGCACGGCCGCCGAGCCGGCGCGGACCGCCGAACACCAGGTGTACGACCTGCCGGTACCCGCCGGCGGGGTCGCCGCCCTGGCCCTGTGGACCGGCTGACGGTCCACCCCCGCTCCCCCACGTCCCCGAACCGAACGAAGGATCTCCCCATGACGGAACGTCTGAACGCCGCCCGGCCCTACGCCCTGGGCCTCTTCCGCATCGTCACCGGCCTCCTGTTCGCCTGCCACGGCGCCGCCTCCCTGTTCGGCGTCCTCGGCGGCGCCCACGGCGGCGGGACGGTGCCCACCGGGGCCTGGCCGGGCTGGTACGCGGCGGTGATCCAGCTGGTCGCCGGCGCCCTGGTGCTGCTCGGCGCGGGGACCCGCAGCGCGGCCTTCCTCGCCTCCGGCTCGATGGCGTACGCCTACTTCACGGCCCACCAGCCGGACGCCCTCTTCCCGATCCAGAACAGTGGCGAGTCCTCCGCGATGTACTGCTGGGCCTTCCTGCTGCTCGTCTTCACCGGCCCGGGCGCCTTCGCCCTGGACCGGCTGCTGCCCGCCCGTGGCGAGCGGGCCGCGGAGACCGAGCAGACGCCCCGGACGGCCACCGCCTGAGGCCGTGCCCCGATCTCCCTGAGCCCCGCCCCGTTTCCCCGGGGGCGGGGCTCAGGGCTGCTCCAGGTAGCAGGCCAGGGCGGCACGGCTGTTCCGCAGGTCCTCGATGCGCGCGTCCATGGCTGCCAGTTCCCCGTCGAGGACGGACCGGATCTCCTCGCACCAGGCGAAGCGCACGCCCTCGCCCCGCACGCACGGCAGCACCGAGCGGATCACCTCGGTCGACAGACCGGCCGCGAGCAGCGCGCGCACCTTGCGTACGGCGGCCACGGAGTCCGCCGTGTAGTCGCGGTACCCGTTCGATCCGCGCTCCGCGTCGAGCAGGCCCTGCGCCTCGTAGTAGCGCAGCAGCCGGGAGCTGACGCCGGTGCGCCGGGACAGTTCGCCGATCAGCATGTGCCGTTCCTCTGCGTCCGGTTGACCTTCACATTGATGTCAACCTCTAACGTCGCCCCTACCGGCGGGCATTCCGCCCGTCCGACCGTGCACCGCTGGAGTGATGTTCATGACCGACCGCTCGTTCCTCTTCCTCCTCGGCAGCTCCCGTTCCGACGGGAACACCGAGATACTCGCGAGGGCGGCCGCCGAGCAGCTGCCCGCAGGTGTCCGGCAGCGGTGGATCGACCTGGCCGGGTCGGGGTTGCCCGACTTCCGGGACGGGCGGCACGAGGCCGAGGGCTGGAAGGCCTCGGAGAGCGAGGAGACACTGCGGCAGGCCACGCTGGAGGCGACCGACGTCGTCATCGCCTCGCCGCTGTACTGGTACTCGCTCTCCGCGCAGACCAAGCGCTACCTCGACTACTGGTCGGGCTGGCTGACGGTGCCCGGTTCGGACTTCAAGCAGCGGATGGCGGGCCGGACCCTGTGGGGTGTGACGGCCATGGCCGACCGTGACGAGGTGCGCGCCGAAGGGCTGGTGACCAGCCTTCACCACACCGCGGCCTACATGGGGATGCGGTTCGGCGGGGTGCTCCTCGGCAACGGCTCACGGCCGGGCCACGTGCGGGACGACGAGCGGGCGACGATCCGCGCCAAGACCTTCTTCGCCCAGGAGGCACCCCTGGCCCGGTTCCCGTAGGGGGACCCGGCCACGCCGGGGTGTCACCCCGTGGCGGCCCGCGGGACGAGACGGGTGCCGCACCAGCTGCAGTACCGGGCGTCGGCCTCGATGGCGTGCCGGTGGCACTGCTCGCAGACGAGGTGGAGCGCGCACTGCGGTGTCCGTGGTTCGGTGCGGGGCGGCCGGCCGATGGCCATGCCGGCCCGCCTGCGGTGCACGGTCAGGAACACCAGCCCCTCGGGGCCGGCCCGGAGCGAGCGGGCGGAGCCGCGCGGCAGCAGGGTGAGGGAGCCGGGCACGACGTCCAGCCCGGCGCCGTCCAGGGTCAGGGATCCGCCGCCTTGCACGACGGCGAGCAGGACGTCCACCTCGGGCTCCCGGTGCACGGCGATCTCACCCCCGGGCAGCAGGCGCACCACGTTCGCGTCGAGTTGCCGGCCCTTGCGCCGGAGCCGCCACAGGGCGCCGCTCTGGTCGTCCGTGGCGGCCTCGACCAATCCCGTGACCGTGACTCCCACGGCTTCCCGCTCAACCACCACATGTCCTTCCCGCGCGTCCGGCCGCTCCGCCGGTCCCTCGTGACCGCCCATGAGATCACTTCGGCCGGTGTCCGCACCAACCGCCGGGTGCGGAGCGGTCGCCCGAGCGCCGGGACACGAGCTGCCCGGAGCTGCGCGACGGCCGTTCCTTGCGCACAGGCTGACACCCTTCGGGCCCGGGCGAAGGCGGGTTGGGGAGGCATGCACCCGTCGGGGTCGAGATCTGCCGGGTCACGGGTCCGTCCCGTCGTGCGACGACCTCGTACGGGTGTACGCGGACGAGGGGGAACCGCCGTCCCGGCCAGTCGCTACGCGGACCGGTCCAGCGAGCTCCGCACGTACGCGCCCGGGGTCTGCCCGAAGTGGCGGCGGAAGGCCAGGATGTAGCCGTTGGTGCTGACGAACCCCACGCGGGCGGCCACGGAGCTCACCAACTGGCCCTGTTCCAGCAGTCCCAGCGAGTGGTTGAGCCGGAGCCGGGTGCGCCATTCCGAGAAGGCCATGCCGGTCTCCGCGCGGAAGGCCCGGCGCAGGCTGGTCGAGCTCGTGTAGAGGTTCTCCGCCCACTCCGTCGCGGTGCGCGGGTCGCTCGGGGTCCGGGCCAGCTCCCGCGCCACGGCGCCCGCGGTGTGGCTGGTGGGCTGGGGCAGCGGCAGGCAGTTGCGGTGTCCGGCGGACAGCGCGGCGAAGACGTCCGGGTCCTCCTCCTGGGCGCAGGTGCTGCGCATCCGCCCGAGGACCAGCCTGCGCTGGGCGTCGGTGATGTTGATGGTGGTGACGTCCTGGTAGGGCAGTTCGAACCGTTGCGCGTCGAAGGACTCGGCCGCGATGACGGAGTCCGCTCCGAACCGTGCGCTGTGCGCGATGCCCGCCGGAATCCACAGGGCCACCGATGCGGACAGTTCGTAGTCCCGGCCGAGCGCCGTGACCACGATCCGGCCGACCGGAACGTGCAGGAACTTGTGGAACTCGTGGACGTGCAGCGGGTGTCCGCCCTCGGCGATGAAATCGTCATCGGCCATGATCACGTCCTCCGCACGGGTCCCCTCGTCCCGCACGCTGTGCAGTCCCGTCTCGGCCACAACATCCTCCCCTGCCGCAGGGGCCGTGTTCTTGACCCCTGATTGTGAGCGGTTCGCCTCCGGCATTGGACCGGACCCCGCTTTGGTAAGGCTAGCCTAACTTCGAGCTTGAGCAGGTGAGGAGTACCCGAAGACCCATGAAGCAATCGGCTTCGCCGGCCGCACCACCGGCCCCGGTCCCCGCGAGGCCCCGTGCCTCGCGCGGAACGGTGGTCGTGGTGCTCGCCGGCCTGATGCTGGCCGCCGTGACCATCGCGAGCATCGGCCTCGGTGCACGTGACATATCCCCGCTGGAAATCGTGCGGATCCTGCTGCACCCGGGCGCGGAGGGATACAACGGCGACGTCCTGTGGACGGAGCGGATACCCCGCACGCTGCTCGGCCTGACCGTCGGGGCCGCCCTCGGCGCCTCCGGGCTCATCATGCAGGCGCTGACGATGAACCCGCTGGCGGAACCGGGCGTCCTCGGCGTACAGCAGGGCGCGGCGGTGTTCGTCGTCCTCGGCATCCTCTTCCTCGACACCTCCGGTGTGCAGGGCTACTTCTGGATGGCGCTGACCGGCTCGGCGGTGACCGCGGTCCTCGTCTTCCTGATCGGGACCCGCACCAACGCGGGCAGCAGCACGATCGGCCTGGTCCTCGCGGGCGTCGCCGTCGCCGCGGTGATGTCCTCGCTCATCACCCTGCTCGTGGTGCGCGACGAGGCCGTCTACGCCCACCTGCGGTTCTGGTCGGTGGGCCAGCTCACCGGCCGGGGCCAGTTCCTGGGCCAGGCAATCCCGTTCGCGCTCACCGGCCTGCTGCTGGCGCTGCCGCTCGGGCGCACCCTGAACCTGCTGAGCCTCGGTGACGAGACCGCCCGCGGGCTCGGCGTCCGGGTGGAGCGGGCCCGGCTGGCCGGTGCGGCCGTCGCGGTGCTGCTGTGCGCGGCCGCCACTGCGGCCGTGGGGCCGGTGGCCTTCGTGGGACTGGTCGCCGGGCACGCCGCCCGGATGCTGGTGGGCACGGACCACCGGTGGTCGCTGCCGCTGTCCATGGTCTGCGGAGCCGTGCTGCTCGTCGGCGCCGACACCGCGGGGCGACTGGTGATCGACCACGGCGAGGTCCAGGTGTCGGTGATGACCGCCTTCGTCGGCACCCCCTTCTTCGTGTGGCTCGCGCGCCGCCGCGACCTGGTCCGGATGTGAGTGACGTGCCACAGACACACGTGCAACGGGCGGACCGGGCCCGGAGCCTCGGACAGGCCTCCCAGGACACGGCGGCGGAGCTCAAGGCCGCCACCGCGGCCCGGCTGCGCGCCGCCCACCGGGCGGGACGGCGCCGGGCCCGCCTCGTCACCTGCGTCCTCGTCCTGGTGCTGCTCGCCCTGCTGGTCGCCTCGGTCCTGCTCGGCGGGGTCAGGCGGATCCCGGCGGGCGACATCCTGCCCGCGGCCTTCGGGATGCGCACCGGCCTGGCCGACTACGTGATCTTCCGCATCCGGATGCCGCGCGCACTGGCGGCGCTGCTCGCAGGGGCGCTCTTCGGCCTCTCCGGCGCCCTGTACCAGCGGCTGGTCAGGAACCCGCTGGCCACCCCGGACATGATCGGCATCTCGGCGGGTGCCGGAGCCGGCGCCACCACCGTGCTGCTGTTCGCCCCGGCGGTTCCCTTCGGGACCTCCCTGGCCGGGATCGGCGGAGCCTTCGTCCTCGTGGCGGCGGTGCTCGCGCTGAGCCGGCGCGGCGGGGGCGTGGACACGTACCGCCTGGTCCTCGTGGGCATCGGTCTGAGCGCAGTGTGCACCGCCTACGTGAACTACCTGTTCACGGTGGCCGGGCAGCACGGGATCGCGCAGGTGATGCGCTGGCTGGTCGGCAGTGTCAACGACGCCACCTGGGAGGGGGTGTCCACCCTGGCCGGCGCGCTCGCGGTGTGCGGGCTCTGCACCGCGCTGCTGGGCCGCTCCCTGGGCAGCATGGCCCTCGGCGACCAGCTGGCCCTCGGGCTCGGCACGCGGGTCGGCGCCGCCCGGATCGCGACCCTGCTGGTCGGGGCCGCGGCCGCCGCGCTCGCCACCAGCGTCACGGGTCCGATCGGATTCGTCTCGCTGATCAGCGGTCCCATCGCGGTCCGGCTGGTCGGCACCGACCGGTCCGTCGCCCTGGCCGTCCCGATCGGTGCCGTCATCGTCCTCGGCGCCGATGTCCTCGCCCAGCACGGCCCCGTGATCAGCCCCGTACCGACGGGTGTCCTCACGGCACTGCTCGGCGCCCCCTACTTCGTCTGGCTGATCCTCCGGCGCAGGCAAGGAGCCACCCCATGAGCGCACGACCCGCACCCGCCTCCCCCGACACCGGCTTCCGGCTCGAAGCCCGCGGCATCAGCGCCGGGTACGAGCGCAAGCCGATCATCGAGGAGCTGTCGCTCGGGATCGAACCCGGCAGGATCACCGCACTGGTCGGCCCGAACGCCTGTGGGAAGTCGACCCTGCTGAAGTCGGTCGCCCGGCTGCTGCCCGTGGCCGCCGGCGCGGTCCTCCTGGAGGGCCAGGACATCCACGCCCTGTCGACCCGCGCGGTGGCCCGGCGCCTGGGCATCCTGCCTCAGTCGCCGATCGCCCCGGAGTCCATCACCGTCGGCGACCTGGTCTGGCGCGGCCGCCACCCGCACCGCCGGTTCGGGCAGCGTCGCACCGCGGCCGACGACGAGGTCATCGCGGACGCCCTGCTGGCGACCGGCACCGCCGAGCTGATCGACCGCCCGGTCGACCAGCTCTCCGGCGGCCAGCGCCAGCGCGTCTGGATCGCCCTCGCGCTCGCCCAGGACACGCCGACGCTGCTCCTGGACGAGCCCACCACCTACTTGGACATCGCCCACCAGATCGAGGTCATGGACCTCCTCGCCGACCTCAACGAGCAGGCCGGCAAGACGATCGTGCTGGTGTCCCACGACCTCAACCAGGCAGCCCTGTACGCCTCGACGATCGTCGCCATGCGCGACGGCCGGATCGTGCGCCAGGGCACCCCCGAAGAGGTGCTCACCGAGGAGACCGTGGCCGAGGTGTTCGGCCTGGACTGTCTCGTCGTCCCCCATCCCCGCTCAGAGCGGCCCCAGATCTTCCCCCTGGGCCGTCGTATCCCCGCATAGGAGACCCACCACCATGTCCGTCCTGCACAGAACGCGCCGCCGCCCGGCCCGTACCCTCGCCGCCCTCACCGCGGCCGCCGCCTGCCTCGGCCTGCTCACCGCGTGCGGCGGTGAGGACTCGACCGCCGCCAAGGACAAGCCGGCCGCCGCCGGAGCCGACGCGTCCGCCGCCTTCCCCGTCTCCCTCACCAACGCGTGGGGCAAGACCGAGGTCAAGAAGAAGCCGGTGAAGGTCGCCACGGTCTCCGACGGCGACACCGCCATCGCGCTGGCCCTCGGCATCGTCCCGGTCATCACCCCGGACGTCGAGGACGGCGCCAAGGTGCCCGAGTACAAGCAGCGCGCCATCGACAAGCTCGGCGCCGGCAAGCTGAAGACCTACGACGACACCGACGGCACCGCCTACGAGGCCATCGCGGCCGAGGCCCCCGACATCATCCTCGGCATGAACACCTGGGAGATGGAAGCGGACTACGCCAAGCTGCAGCCGATCGCGCCGGTGGTCACCTTCACCGACAAGGCGCACGCCGACACCCTCACCTGGCAGGACCGCCTCAAGACGGCCGCGAAGGCCCTCGGACTGAGCGCCAAGGCGGACGAGGTCATCGCGGCGAACGAGAAGGCCACGACGGAAGCCGCCGCCGCGCACCCCGAGTTCAAGGGCAAGACGTACACCTACACGGTCGTCCACCCCGAGCAGGTCAGCTTCATGTCCTACGCCGACCAGGACCCGGGCGTCTTCGAGAAGCTCGGCTTCACCAAGACCGACAAGGCGAAGAACTACGCGCCGAACAAGAACGCCGTGAGCCTGGAGAACCTCGACCAGCTCGACGCCGACGTCCTCCTCGTCACCTACCCCTTCGGTGACCGCGGTGTGATCAGCGCGACCGAGCTGGAGTCCAACAAGCTGTTCCAGTCGCTGAACGCGGTGAAGAGCAAGCACTTCACGGTCATCCCCTCGGACAACTCGCTGTCCTCGGCCATCGCCTACCCGGACGCCCTGAGCGCCCCGTGGGTGGTCGAGCAGCTCACCCCGCTCCTCGCGAAGGCCGTCGCCGGCCAGTAGGACCGCGGTCGCCCCGCGGATCGCCGCCGAGGCCCGTCTCCTGTGGGAGGCGGGCCTCGACGCGTGCTGCGTCGTCCGCGCAACACCGCAGGATCCCGGCCGCACTTGAGGTCCAGTCCCGCAGGCGCCGGATTGCGCGCGGGGTGCCAGTGCCGTGGTCCGCGGGTTGGATACGGGGAGCGCGGGGCGCCGTAGCGTGGCCGCATGCCGGATCTGCCGGACGGATGTGAGGGAGCAAGTCGGATGTCCACCCGTAGTCCCCGCTCGGTCGTCACCTTCCCCATCGTGCTCAGGGAGCTGACGGTGCTGCGCGTCTCGGACGTCACGCCCGGGATGCGGCGGGTGACCCTCGGCGGGCCTCAGCTGCACGCCTTCGAGCACGCGGGCCTGTCCCTCCCGGCGCTGCGCACGGAGGGCTTCGACGACCACGTGAAGTTCTTCTTCGCGGAGGAGGGCCGGGAGCCGGTGCTGCCCCGGCAGAACGTGAGCAGCCTGGACTGGCCCTCCGAGGGACGGCCGATCTCCAAGGACTACACGCCGGTACGGTTCGACCCGGTGGCCGGGGAGATCGACTTCGACTTCGTCCGGCACGACGGCGGAATCGCCTCGTCGTGGGCGCAGCAGACCGCTCCCGGCCAGGTGACCTGGATCGCCGGGCCGAAGATGTCGCACAGCCACCCCGAGGGCGCGGACTGGCTGCTGGTGATCGGTGACGAGACGGCGCTGCCCGCGATCGGCCGCTGGCTCGACGAGATGCCCGAAGGGACCCGGGCCCGGGTGTTCATCGAGGTCGGCGAGGAGAGCCACCGTCAGGAACTGCCGACGCGTGCGCAGGCCGAGATCACCTGGCTGGTGCGGGCCGGCAGGCCGGCCGGGCGCAGCGATCTGCTGGAGCGTGCGGTGCGGGACATGGAGTGGCTGCCGGGCACGGTCTTCGTCTGGGCGGCCGGCGAGGCCGTCACGCTCAAGGGCATCCGGCGGCACCTGTCCGTGGACCGGGGCGTTCCGCGCGAGCAGACGCACATCACGGGCTACTGGCGGCGGGCCGAGGTCGCACCGGGTCTCGCCGAGCCCGCCGACCCCGACGTCCTGGAGGGCGAGGACGCGCACGGCCGGCTCCACGAGCTGACGGACCTGGCCCCGGGGCTCGCGATCCGCGTGGCCGTCACCCTGGGCCTGGTCGACCTCGTCTACCAGGGCGTCCGGGAGCCCGCGGAGCTGGCCCGGCGCAGCGGGACCGAGCCGCGCTCGCTCGGCGCGCTGCTGAAGTACCTCGTGGAGATCGAGGTGTTCGCGGTGGCGGACGACGGGTTCCGGCTGACGCCGGTGGGCGAGGAACTGGTCGAGGACGACCACTCGTTGGAGGAGTACGACCTGCGCGGCGCCCAGGCCGCCTTCGACCTGTCGCTGGCCGGGCTCGCCGAGCGGCTGCGGTCGGGCGCGAACGGCTGCCGGACGGCGTCCGGTGAGCCCCTGGCGGAGGCGCTGCGCACCGATCTGCGCCTCGGCGGCTCGGCCCGTACCGCCATCGAGGACGAGGCCCGCTGGGTGTCGACCGGGGTGGCCGGCGCCTACGACTGGTCGGCGGTGGACGTCCTCGGTGCGTCGGGCAACGGTGCCGGTACGGTCGTAAACGCGCTGGTCAAGGAGTTTCCCGGACTGCGCGTGCGGCTGGCCGCCCTGCCGTCGGTGCTGGGTGTCCTCGGCGGGCAGATCCTCGATCCGGAGGTGCTGCCCCGGGTGGAACTCGTACCGCAGACCCACCCGGTGCCGTCGGGTGCGGGGACGCTGCTGCTGTGCCGGCTGCTGGAGTGGCTGCCGGACGAGGACGCGGTACTGACCCTGGCCGAAGCAGCGGCCGCGCTGCCGGCCGGTGGCGCCCTGGTGCTGGTCGAGCAGGTCGAGGCGGCGGACCCGGACGACATCGACGCCGTCCTGCACCACCTTCGGCTCACCGCGGCGTTCGGTTCCGGGCTGCGCTCGGTGAAGGACGTGACCGCGCTGGCGGAGCGGGCCGGGCTGGCGGTCCGCGACTGCCGTGACGTCGGCTGGGACCACCGTCTGTGGGTGCTCGCGCCGGCCGCCTGACCCCGTACGCGGCGTGCCGCCCGGCCGGGCACGGCGTCGGTCCGGCCGTCCTGTGCGACTCTGTGGTCATGATGTCCG encodes:
- a CDS encoding siderophore-interacting protein → MSTRSPRSVVTFPIVLRELTVLRVSDVTPGMRRVTLGGPQLHAFEHAGLSLPALRTEGFDDHVKFFFAEEGREPVLPRQNVSSLDWPSEGRPISKDYTPVRFDPVAGEIDFDFVRHDGGIASSWAQQTAPGQVTWIAGPKMSHSHPEGADWLLVIGDETALPAIGRWLDEMPEGTRARVFIEVGEESHRQELPTRAQAEITWLVRAGRPAGRSDLLERAVRDMEWLPGTVFVWAAGEAVTLKGIRRHLSVDRGVPREQTHITGYWRRAEVAPGLAEPADPDVLEGEDAHGRLHELTDLAPGLAIRVAVTLGLVDLVYQGVREPAELARRSGTEPRSLGALLKYLVEIEVFAVADDGFRLTPVGEELVEDDHSLEEYDLRGAQAAFDLSLAGLAERLRSGANGCRTASGEPLAEALRTDLRLGGSARTAIEDEARWVSTGVAGAYDWSAVDVLGASGNGAGTVVNALVKEFPGLRVRLAALPSVLGVLGGQILDPEVLPRVELVPQTHPVPSGAGTLLLCRLLEWLPDEDAVLTLAEAAAALPAGGALVLVEQVEAADPDDIDAVLHHLRLTAAFGSGLRSVKDVTALAERAGLAVRDCRDVGWDHRLWVLAPAA